One genomic region from Curtobacterium sp. 9128 encodes:
- a CDS encoding M20/M25/M40 family metallo-hydrolase, which translates to MTTDPAATTTELEATAAIARDLIRLDTTNWGEGRSRGETEAAHYVEAKLQELGATPQLFESEPDRVSVVARIPGRDRSKPALVVHGHLDVVPADPANWSVDPFGGVVKDGMLWGRGAVDMKNMDAMMLTALGDVIAAQGAPERDLVIAYFADEEAGGVLGSHHVVSEHPEVFAGASAAISEVGGYSITLGDRRAYLLQTGEKALMWIKLVAKGTAAHGSHVIRDNAVTKLAAAVARIGSEEWPVRLSATTEAMVAEVARFLGVDPTVTGPDEVALATGSASRFIHAALHTTSNPTVLQAGYKHNVIPDAAEALIDIRCLPGDEEAVLERVRELAGDDVEVVMSFRDIGLEQDFGGPLVDAVRDVLGRHDPGAPVLPYLLSGGTDNKALSTLGIAGYGFVPLQLPAGVDFPAMFHGVDERVPLDSLAFGRRVLGDLLASY; encoded by the coding sequence ATGACGACGGATCCCGCGGCCACAACCACCGAGCTCGAAGCCACCGCGGCGATCGCCAGGGACCTCATCCGGCTCGACACCACGAACTGGGGCGAAGGCCGTTCGAGGGGCGAGACGGAAGCGGCGCACTACGTCGAAGCCAAGCTGCAGGAGCTCGGCGCGACGCCGCAGCTGTTCGAGTCGGAGCCCGACCGGGTGAGCGTCGTCGCACGCATCCCCGGGCGTGATCGCAGCAAGCCGGCGCTCGTCGTGCACGGCCACCTCGACGTCGTCCCGGCCGATCCCGCGAACTGGAGCGTCGACCCGTTCGGCGGCGTGGTCAAGGACGGCATGCTGTGGGGCCGCGGCGCCGTGGACATGAAGAACATGGACGCGATGATGCTCACCGCCCTCGGTGACGTGATCGCCGCGCAGGGGGCACCCGAGCGCGACCTCGTGATCGCGTACTTTGCGGACGAGGAAGCCGGGGGCGTCCTCGGCTCGCACCACGTCGTGTCCGAGCACCCCGAGGTGTTCGCCGGAGCGTCGGCCGCCATCAGCGAGGTCGGTGGCTACTCCATCACGCTCGGTGATCGCCGCGCCTACCTGCTGCAGACCGGCGAGAAGGCCCTGATGTGGATCAAGCTCGTCGCGAAGGGCACGGCGGCGCACGGCTCGCACGTCATCCGCGACAACGCCGTGACCAAGCTCGCAGCTGCCGTCGCCCGGATCGGAAGCGAGGAGTGGCCCGTCCGGCTGTCCGCCACGACCGAGGCGATGGTCGCCGAGGTCGCTCGGTTCCTCGGTGTGGACCCCACTGTGACCGGCCCGGACGAGGTCGCCCTCGCGACGGGGTCGGCGTCCCGGTTCATCCACGCGGCGCTCCACACGACCTCGAACCCGACGGTGCTGCAGGCCGGGTACAAGCACAACGTCATCCCCGACGCCGCCGAGGCGCTCATCGACATCCGGTGCCTCCCCGGTGACGAAGAAGCGGTCCTCGAGCGCGTGCGGGAACTCGCCGGCGACGACGTCGAGGTCGTGATGTCCTTCCGCGACATCGGTCTCGAGCAGGACTTCGGCGGACCCCTCGTGGACGCCGTCCGTGACGTCCTCGGCCGCCACGACCCGGGTGCGCCGGTGCTGCCGTACCTGCTGTCCGGCGGGACCGACAACAAGGCGCTGTCGACCCTCGGCATCGCGGGCTACGGCTTCGTGCCCCTGCAACTACCGGCCGGCGTCGACTTCCCGGCGATGTTCCACGGTGTCGACGAGCGCGTGCCGCTGGACTCGCTCGCGTTCGGTCGTCGTGTCCTCGGGGACCTGCTCGCGTCGTATTGA
- a CDS encoding FAD-dependent oxidoreductase produces MADSIPHVLVLGGGSAGYTTVKQLQKHAATVPMRITLVDQNTYYTYLPFLPEVAGGHIAPKDVTVELRRALRKTRVIQGKVTGISSADKTVSIATAGGDDRTLGYDQLVVALGSVTRTFPTPGLEEVGIGFKSVEEAAYVRAKLLDNIAKAAATRDEDERRRLLTSIFIGGGYTGVEAIGELFDVSQAAIKTYPSLAGEQPRWVLIDALDRVAPEVGPELSKWTLESLRARGIDVRLKTTMPSCEGGVVKLSDGDEFATGLLVWTAGVKPNPLLDASDLPRGPKGHLAANAKLQVENEETHEVVPGVWGLGDVAQVPDLTADKQPAYYPPNAQNAVRQAVVAADNVVATITGKPLEEYRHPSIGTVASYGVGKGAANIKGIKMTNLLAWLAHRAYHVYAMPTLNRKARIVIGWVTGAVSGRDATSLIKETDPRRAFVDATK; encoded by the coding sequence ATGGCAGACTCCATCCCTCACGTCCTCGTCCTCGGTGGCGGCTCGGCCGGCTACACGACCGTCAAGCAGCTCCAGAAGCACGCCGCGACCGTCCCGATGCGCATCACCCTCGTCGACCAGAACACGTACTACACGTACCTGCCGTTCCTGCCAGAGGTCGCCGGCGGCCACATCGCGCCGAAGGACGTCACGGTCGAGCTCCGTCGTGCGCTGCGCAAGACCCGGGTGATCCAGGGCAAGGTCACCGGGATCTCGTCCGCCGACAAGACCGTCTCCATCGCCACGGCCGGCGGCGACGACCGCACGCTCGGCTACGACCAGCTCGTCGTCGCGCTCGGCTCCGTCACGCGGACCTTCCCGACGCCCGGACTCGAAGAGGTCGGCATCGGTTTCAAGAGCGTGGAAGAAGCGGCGTACGTCCGGGCGAAGCTGCTCGACAACATCGCGAAGGCCGCGGCGACCCGTGACGAGGACGAGCGTCGCCGGCTCCTGACCAGCATCTTCATCGGTGGCGGCTACACCGGCGTCGAGGCGATCGGTGAGCTGTTCGACGTCTCGCAGGCCGCGATCAAGACCTACCCGTCGCTCGCGGGGGAGCAGCCGCGCTGGGTGCTCATCGACGCGCTCGACCGTGTCGCCCCCGAGGTCGGCCCCGAGTTGTCCAAGTGGACGCTCGAGTCCCTCCGCGCCCGCGGCATCGACGTCCGCCTGAAGACCACGATGCCGAGCTGCGAGGGTGGCGTCGTAAAGCTCTCCGACGGTGACGAGTTCGCCACCGGGCTGCTCGTCTGGACCGCCGGCGTCAAGCCGAACCCGCTCCTCGACGCCTCCGACCTGCCGCGCGGGCCGAAGGGGCACCTCGCCGCCAACGCGAAGCTCCAGGTCGAGAACGAGGAGACGCACGAGGTCGTCCCGGGCGTCTGGGGTCTCGGCGACGTCGCGCAGGTCCCCGACCTCACCGCGGACAAGCAGCCGGCGTACTACCCGCCGAACGCCCAGAACGCCGTGCGCCAGGCCGTCGTGGCGGCGGACAACGTGGTCGCGACGATCACGGGCAAGCCGCTCGAGGAGTACCGCCACCCGTCGATCGGGACCGTCGCCTCGTACGGCGTCGGGAAGGGTGCCGCGAACATCAAGGGCATCAAGATGACGAACCTCCTCGCATGGCTCGCACACCGGGCGTACCACGTCTACGCGATGCCGACCCTGAACCGCAAGGCGCGCATCGTCATCGGTTGGGTGACCGGCGCGGTCTCCGGTCGCGACGCGACCTCGCTCATCAAGGAGACGGACCCGCGCCGCGCCTTCGTGGACGCGACGAAGTAG
- a CDS encoding DEAD/DEAH box helicase, whose translation MAEIAGNAAAEHLSPAFPDRAAWGTASKLRAWQVEALTKYFETEPRDFLAAATPGAGKTTFALRLATELLARGTVDRIVVVAPTEHLKRQWADAADRVNIRIDPMFKNGDGMFGRHYQGVAITYAQVGMNPEVHKKITEGGRTLVILDEVHHGGDALTWGDGIREAFSGATRRLSLSGTPFRSDTAPIPFVQYAPDEQGIRTSISDYNYGYGRALQDGVVRPVLFMAYAGQMRWKTRMGDEMSASLGEQVTKDITAQAWRTALSPEGEWMPAVLSAADKRLTEVRRGVPDAGGLVIATDTTTARAYARILQQITGERPTVVLSDEAAGSSRIGAFAADTSRWMVAVRMVSEGVDVPRLCVGVYATSASTPLFFAQVIGRFVRARRRGETASVFLPSVPGLMALAATLELERDHALDRPKDADDGMYNPEDAMVAEANKEERASESLLDLQPFEALDSQASFDRVLYDGGEFGTGGEIGSLEELDFIGIPGLLEPDQVRDLLRARQATQAKRSKGRAVKDGQPKAAVPENRPMYMTLKEQRSELQRLVSIWSRHSNEPHGAIHAELRRISGGPAVAQASIEQIQKRIDLLRSRIGGRR comes from the coding sequence CTGGCCGAGATCGCGGGCAACGCCGCGGCGGAGCACCTCTCGCCGGCCTTCCCGGACCGCGCGGCATGGGGCACCGCGTCGAAGCTCCGCGCCTGGCAGGTCGAAGCGCTCACGAAGTACTTCGAGACCGAACCGCGCGACTTCCTCGCGGCCGCGACGCCCGGTGCCGGCAAGACGACGTTCGCGCTCCGGCTCGCGACCGAACTGCTCGCCCGGGGTACCGTCGACCGCATCGTGGTCGTCGCACCGACGGAACACCTGAAGCGTCAGTGGGCGGACGCCGCCGACCGCGTGAACATCCGCATCGACCCGATGTTCAAGAACGGCGACGGCATGTTCGGCCGGCACTACCAGGGCGTCGCGATCACGTACGCCCAGGTCGGCATGAACCCCGAGGTCCACAAGAAGATCACCGAGGGCGGGCGCACGCTCGTGATCCTCGACGAGGTCCACCACGGTGGGGACGCACTCACGTGGGGCGACGGCATCCGGGAGGCGTTCAGCGGGGCCACCCGGCGGCTGTCGCTCTCCGGGACGCCGTTCCGCTCGGACACCGCACCGATCCCGTTCGTGCAGTACGCCCCCGACGAGCAGGGCATCCGCACGTCGATCTCCGACTACAACTACGGCTACGGACGCGCCCTGCAGGACGGCGTGGTCCGTCCTGTGCTGTTCATGGCGTACGCCGGCCAGATGCGCTGGAAGACGCGCATGGGCGACGAGATGTCGGCATCCCTCGGCGAGCAGGTCACGAAGGACATCACGGCGCAGGCGTGGCGCACGGCCCTCTCCCCGGAAGGCGAGTGGATGCCGGCGGTGCTGTCGGCGGCCGACAAGCGCCTGACCGAGGTCCGTCGCGGTGTGCCGGACGCCGGCGGCCTGGTCATCGCGACCGACACCACGACCGCGCGTGCGTACGCCAGGATCCTGCAGCAGATCACGGGGGAGCGCCCGACCGTCGTCCTCTCCGACGAAGCAGCGGGATCGAGCCGGATCGGGGCGTTCGCCGCGGACACCTCGCGGTGGATGGTCGCGGTCCGGATGGTGTCGGAAGGGGTCGATGTCCCCCGGCTCTGCGTCGGGGTGTACGCGACCAGCGCGAGCACGCCGCTCTTCTTCGCGCAGGTGATCGGCCGCTTCGTGCGTGCACGTCGCCGTGGGGAGACGGCGTCGGTGTTCCTGCCGAGCGTCCCGGGGCTGATGGCCCTCGCCGCGACCCTCGAGCTCGAGCGCGACCACGCCCTCGACCGCCCGAAGGACGCCGACGACGGGATGTACAACCCGGAAGACGCGATGGTCGCCGAGGCCAACAAGGAAGAGCGTGCCTCGGAGAGCCTCCTCGACCTGCAGCCGTTCGAGGCTCTCGACTCGCAGGCGTCGTTCGACCGTGTCCTCTACGACGGCGGTGAGTTCGGCACCGGTGGCGAGATCGGCTCGCTGGAAGAACTCGACTTCATCGGGATCCCCGGGCTCCTCGAACCCGACCAGGTGCGCGACCTGCTGCGTGCCCGTCAGGCGACGCAGGCGAAGCGCTCGAAGGGTCGCGCCGTGAAGGACGGCCAACCGAAGGCGGCAGTGCCCGAGAACCGGCCCATGTACATGACGCTCAAGGAACAGCGGTCGGAGCTCCAGCGGCTCGTCTCGATCTGGTCCAGGCACTCGAACGAGCCGCACGGCGCCATCCACGCGGAACTCCGTCGGATCAGCGGGGGACCGGCCGTCGCACAGGCCAGCATCGAGCAGATCCAGAAACGCATCGACCTGCTGCGCTCCCGCATCGGCGGGCGCCGGTGA